The Haloarcula sp. DT43 genome includes a region encoding these proteins:
- a CDS encoding SRPBCC family protein — translation MILKETTSIAVPSESVYQFFEEMEENYERWHPDHITFRWTEGGGLEQGAEAYFEERIAGKSQKKTVKFVEVTPDHYLEFKPTSLLIGLLIPHISFTIDARAEGCELTQRIKVRTGPIGARLNKSEFDAVRTHMREEGENLKHILESED, via the coding sequence ATGATACTGAAAGAGACCACATCGATTGCGGTGCCATCAGAAAGCGTCTACCAATTTTTCGAGGAGATGGAGGAGAACTACGAGCGATGGCACCCTGATCACATCACATTCCGCTGGACGGAGGGAGGTGGCCTAGAACAAGGCGCCGAGGCCTATTTCGAGGAACGCATTGCAGGAAAATCGCAAAAAAAGACGGTGAAGTTCGTCGAGGTGACTCCGGATCACTATCTGGAATTTAAACCGACATCACTGCTAATCGGGCTGCTCATACCTCATATCAGCTTCACGATCGACGCTCGTGCGGAGGGTTGCGAACTCACCCAGCGAATCAAAGTACGAACCGGACCGATCGGTGCTCGGCTCAACAAGAGCGAATTCGATGCCGTCCGAACGCACATGCGCGAGGAGGGCGAAAATTTGAAACACATACTCGAAAGCGAAGATTGA
- a CDS encoding primase-associated protein gives MTWKQSTTDEIAQYYRNEFCGYFDEIPSFIRDCQPKEIGIAFREAYPVQGDSVPPKQFVRRQAFGDGRSDFSQWTGSGSIKQFIKAPPANDPRDGRHTLVSPELVDVPAVPEAVYYNFVRMVFWLEGYHDLSESQREDAVVDDIHELFESKWDWYDKDTTDYQARYEFRHGEINGIAPLPMHCDNHDMQRHCIGKSFCPYDIYQSLPLPDAMFDQLEDTEETSQYQA, from the coding sequence ATGACTTGGAAACAATCCACCACTGACGAAATTGCACAGTACTACCGGAACGAATTTTGCGGATACTTTGACGAGATACCGTCGTTCATCCGAGACTGTCAGCCCAAAGAAATCGGGATTGCATTCCGAGAAGCGTACCCGGTCCAAGGCGACTCTGTGCCACCGAAGCAATTCGTTCGGAGGCAAGCATTCGGTGACGGCAGAAGCGATTTCTCACAGTGGACCGGCAGTGGCAGTATCAAGCAGTTCATCAAAGCCCCGCCAGCCAACGACCCGAGAGACGGTCGGCACACACTCGTCTCACCGGAACTCGTCGACGTGCCCGCCGTCCCAGAAGCCGTCTACTATAACTTCGTTCGGATGGTGTTCTGGCTCGAAGGCTACCACGATCTATCCGAGTCCCAGCGGGAGGACGCGGTGGTTGATGACATCCACGAACTCTTCGAAAGTAAATGGGACTGGTACGACAAGGATACCACCGATTATCAGGCTCGTTATGAATTTCGACACGGCGAAATCAACGGCATTGCACCGCTGCCGATGCACTGTGACAACCACGACATGCAACGTCATTGCATTGGCAAGTCATTCTGTCCGTACGACATCTACCAGAGTCTGCCCCTCCCCGATGCGATGTTCGACCAGCTTGAAGACACTGAAGAGACGAGTCAGTATCAAGCATAA
- a CDS encoding DUF7837 family putative zinc-binding protein, whose protein sequence is MPDNTETIGQCPNCGDSITAAWTLVEYEKGDGSAGVWAECPTCADVVAPE, encoded by the coding sequence ATGCCTGACAACACAGAGACCATTGGTCAGTGCCCGAACTGTGGTGACTCCATCACAGCCGCATGGACGCTGGTCGAATACGAGAAGGGCGACGGGTCAGCAGGCGTCTGGGCGGAGTGTCCAACATGTGCGGATGTCGTCGCCCCGGAGTAG
- a CDS encoding UvrD-helicase domain-containing protein, whose product MSKTVPPMKGKQAAVREDYFQHDAGFFALDCNPGFGKSTTLNQIAAEALVRADAAGDRCPEQQLCVISFSREDAASIEPGIRDALDAFAEDTDGEYPVQISPETADRLKRRLQMTDHIGTIDSVLRGIFEDIASELGFDGMPSVGNASQLSVLRQNCIASVRQDDAYSDQCTRLDTAYPTAGDSDDRLHTLLEDARAKKRDRRLSIDDFEARLRDTVTDVYPSGPPETLADLLGDIRTFYDDDVATDFAAQQPPETDGGTNEAVKDDHECYEEWLTCIEEFCTVLEGYERVYDAACREQGVVSHADIAYWIAEYFDNPLEDIAGADESASEEYRARVKARYTAKFQSLLIDEAQDISIAQHDALAPFVTDETRVLMAGDVDQCIYVWRNARPEQFVTGFKHGEYFETEWTEHRSYSGSRTYRMRPDIAAAVDTIFGDVFTDPARGGGVDAVSANTDYSSLEPTRSGTADPAVHIAGYTQPEGAPGTPDWFKTEKTPVANYLAGGLTDGTFGHDTVTVLFATRSNMDELAEQLTNQGFSVVNASTHLFENPLIKLICRVVRWLVEPYDPERTRRLVESECLPLSSESTALFEDAGYQIDAVAERGDSDRQAATEDGFLAGLVALARRRARHTSDPGSLVAEEIIEMLGLRADPFGQVPDPERRLAACDALLYSIEDWEGDERYSLSELAQILNSYVAEPKDGLVHPVPNQDEYDIVFRTIHNMKGDEDSVVCLADASGSVNFRGPHTDTFLALGDTLALAPPETVSRTPLTQSDDQGPATTDYGSLRWASDYWSDGRIAGPPSLSRISQRYCAERWRVLYVALTRARDHLVLSLPYERRDNGVETSWIATLADALSFEENSSAGIYEAPVSNAEKEEALTVGVNDVALPERKSSEGQHPTPRSAHVPAKTKTGWTSRYVNGTSVYQLTANSIGSKAQYILDERRESVSTRSESIDADLPDGIEREQLGEITHQVLTRAVSQNVSTASLRSFDGPLPEILAQSVTASDSRITPAMRTSIQTYLSDRICPQFATSDTWREIQQAQTQYVEEPIHTVLEIDGIEIETQNRADMVSVQSDGQWVVDELKLTHSSIEQQTRKQHRLQVAFYAWLLEQQLPAESSVTARLTYLGESVESAVVSSPIVPVPEWLAGLVDSE is encoded by the coding sequence ATGAGTAAGACTGTTCCCCCGATGAAGGGGAAACAGGCTGCTGTCCGTGAGGACTACTTTCAGCACGACGCTGGCTTCTTCGCTCTGGATTGCAATCCAGGGTTTGGGAAATCCACGACGCTCAACCAGATTGCCGCAGAGGCCCTTGTTCGGGCCGATGCTGCCGGCGACCGGTGTCCCGAACAACAACTCTGTGTGATCTCGTTTTCACGTGAGGATGCAGCGAGCATCGAACCAGGCATCAGAGACGCGCTTGATGCGTTTGCTGAGGATACGGATGGAGAGTATCCTGTCCAGATATCTCCCGAGACGGCAGACCGGCTCAAACGTCGCCTTCAGATGACAGACCATATCGGGACGATAGACAGCGTACTCCGTGGGATTTTCGAGGATATTGCGTCTGAACTTGGCTTCGATGGCATGCCGAGCGTCGGGAACGCGTCGCAGCTCTCGGTCCTTCGACAGAACTGCATAGCGTCGGTCCGCCAAGATGATGCCTATTCTGACCAGTGTACACGGCTCGATACTGCGTATCCGACTGCTGGCGATTCAGACGACCGCCTTCATACCCTTCTCGAGGATGCGAGAGCGAAAAAGCGCGATCGGCGGCTCTCGATCGACGACTTCGAGGCCCGGCTTCGAGACACCGTCACCGATGTGTATCCAAGTGGGCCACCAGAGACGCTTGCAGACCTCCTTGGAGATATACGTACATTCTACGACGACGACGTCGCCACCGACTTTGCAGCCCAACAACCGCCTGAAACAGATGGGGGAACGAACGAGGCTGTCAAGGACGACCATGAGTGCTATGAAGAGTGGCTCACCTGTATCGAAGAGTTCTGTACTGTTCTCGAAGGGTACGAACGTGTGTACGATGCTGCGTGTCGTGAACAGGGTGTTGTTTCGCACGCTGACATCGCTTACTGGATCGCCGAATACTTCGACAACCCGCTGGAGGACATAGCCGGCGCCGACGAGAGTGCGTCGGAAGAATACCGAGCCCGCGTGAAAGCGCGATATACTGCCAAGTTCCAGTCGCTGCTCATCGACGAAGCACAAGATATCTCGATTGCACAGCACGATGCGCTAGCGCCGTTTGTTACCGACGAGACACGGGTGCTGATGGCTGGCGATGTCGATCAGTGCATCTACGTCTGGCGGAATGCACGGCCAGAGCAGTTTGTGACGGGCTTCAAGCATGGTGAATACTTCGAGACGGAGTGGACAGAGCATCGGTCCTACTCTGGGTCTCGCACCTACCGGATGCGCCCGGACATCGCAGCAGCTGTGGATACGATCTTCGGAGACGTGTTCACAGACCCAGCCCGTGGAGGCGGTGTCGACGCTGTCTCGGCGAACACCGACTATTCCTCGCTCGAGCCGACGCGAAGTGGGACAGCAGACCCTGCAGTCCATATTGCGGGATACACACAGCCAGAAGGGGCGCCTGGTACTCCAGACTGGTTCAAGACAGAAAAGACGCCAGTGGCGAATTATCTCGCTGGCGGACTTACAGATGGTACATTCGGACATGACACCGTGACAGTCCTGTTTGCCACTCGCTCGAATATGGATGAGCTGGCGGAGCAGCTGACAAATCAGGGGTTCTCTGTCGTCAATGCGAGTACTCACCTCTTCGAGAACCCACTGATCAAACTCATCTGTCGAGTCGTCCGGTGGCTGGTTGAGCCATATGACCCCGAACGCACCCGTCGCCTCGTTGAGTCTGAGTGTCTCCCGCTTTCGTCCGAGAGCACTGCGTTATTCGAGGATGCCGGGTATCAGATCGATGCCGTGGCAGAACGTGGTGATTCTGATCGACAAGCAGCCACTGAAGACGGATTCCTGGCCGGGCTCGTGGCTCTTGCGCGGCGGCGTGCTCGGCACACGAGTGATCCCGGGTCGCTCGTTGCCGAAGAGATCATCGAGATGCTTGGCTTGCGTGCAGACCCATTTGGTCAAGTACCAGATCCTGAGCGACGCCTGGCAGCCTGCGATGCACTTCTCTACTCGATCGAAGACTGGGAAGGCGATGAGAGATATTCACTCAGTGAACTCGCTCAGATCCTGAACAGCTATGTTGCGGAGCCAAAAGACGGCCTCGTCCACCCCGTGCCAAATCAAGACGAGTACGACATCGTGTTTCGGACGATCCACAATATGAAAGGCGACGAAGACAGCGTTGTCTGTCTCGCAGATGCGAGCGGCTCCGTGAATTTTCGGGGCCCGCATACTGACACGTTTCTCGCACTCGGCGATACACTGGCGCTTGCGCCGCCAGAGACAGTCTCTCGAACACCTCTCACACAGTCAGATGACCAAGGGCCTGCGACGACGGACTATGGGTCACTTCGGTGGGCGAGTGACTACTGGAGTGACGGTCGCATTGCTGGCCCTCCATCGCTCAGTAGGATCAGTCAGCGATACTGTGCAGAACGGTGGCGAGTCCTGTACGTGGCTCTCACGAGAGCACGCGATCATCTCGTCCTCTCACTACCCTATGAACGCCGAGATAACGGTGTTGAAACGTCGTGGATAGCAACGCTGGCTGACGCACTCTCGTTTGAAGAGAACTCATCAGCAGGTATATACGAGGCACCAGTGTCCAACGCTGAGAAAGAAGAGGCACTCACTGTCGGTGTGAACGACGTCGCGTTGCCAGAGCGCAAATCGAGCGAGGGCCAACACCCAACGCCCCGGAGTGCTCACGTCCCAGCTAAAACCAAGACCGGATGGACAAGTCGATATGTGAATGGAACATCGGTGTACCAACTCACCGCCAATTCGATTGGTTCAAAGGCGCAATATATCCTAGATGAGAGACGAGAGAGCGTCTCTACTCGAAGTGAGTCAATAGACGCAGACCTTCCAGATGGGATCGAGCGAGAACAGCTTGGAGAAATCACGCATCAGGTTCTCACACGTGCTGTCTCGCAGAACGTGTCTACCGCGAGCCTCCGGTCGTTTGATGGACCGCTCCCAGAGATTCTAGCTCAGAGCGTTACGGCCTCGGATTCTCGGATTACACCCGCAATGCGGACTTCGATTCAGACGTATCTCAGTGATCGTATTTGTCCACAGTTTGCCACCAGCGATACGTGGAGGGAGATCCAGCAAGCCCAGACCCAGTACGTCGAGGAACCGATTCATACCGTGCTTGAGATAGATGGCATCGAGATAGAAACCCAAAATCGAGCAGACATGGTCTCTGTTCAGTCCGATGGACAGTGGGTTGTTGACGAGCTAAAACTCACACACAGTTCAATTGAGCAGCAAACTAGGAAACAGCATCGGCTGCAGGTAGCGTTCTATGCGTGGCTGCTTGAGCAGCAACTCCCAGCAGAGAGTTCAGTGACTGCACGACTCACATATCTGGGCGAGTCGGTTGAATCAGCAGTTGTGTCGTCTCCCATTGTCCCAGTTCCTGAGTGGCTTGCAGGTCTCGTCGATTCTGAGTGA
- a CDS encoding PD-(D/E)XK nuclease family protein: MSSHLHSKSPVDVENIHICAEEELINRARRAQQPTDIVLAPEQFHRRNLKRAIADRNQPRSSLALLTPAAVATELLSSPEESDPAVLDRMDRLQMLKDLLESPSGDVSRLSRVFGTSLTTQLDRIEAAREELSLLTGHHSTRRSALETVCAELDGVARLDALDLLTGISSLEEQLRDRVEEYISTEAVLEAGTEVVTNTGGDAWQEEYAGIERVNVVGISTLGAPLLAFLTAIGRETSSTVHLYLRARTGPRIASRLQSRLDDSSTPSPSDSIERLQIDEFRTTPATEIVAPTRAEEARAALAVCEGLLREGVSVSDIAIVARDIDKYERDLTRASNTYGRHLSFWTQLELKRSLPYRVVAETCSVLAAASAGTIDAETMFRPLECQWLVTEDDAEGDESVIPFTPAELSEIRKSVGTDYSGTLDQWRDTVAMTTSVSPNVQRRFESYLEWCQRHRSAPEPDDILATLGPVLDGFETVVLPHIEENDTVAYTETSRAARAIQRVAGDTDSDHLLREARAKYADWRDRHQIESSWSSVLEVIETIATARPGRREHENAERLDVLDATDTWLRSYPFVIALGFVDGEWPQQPHGEFPVEVQTAVTDGESPEARTLGVRGAWTEEREYDHAVDAVRTAANHMIVTRFTEDVKGVSYQRSPLLENLSTTTLSEDAYRELLGENVILPDRIRKSIPENVSTDGEMNE, encoded by the coding sequence ATGAGTAGCCACCTCCATTCAAAGTCGCCCGTTGACGTAGAAAATATCCATATTTGTGCAGAAGAGGAGTTGATAAACCGCGCTCGCCGTGCTCAGCAGCCGACAGATATTGTTCTTGCCCCTGAACAGTTTCATCGGCGAAACCTGAAACGAGCGATTGCCGATAGAAATCAGCCGCGAAGTTCACTTGCATTGCTCACGCCAGCAGCCGTGGCGACCGAGCTTCTTTCATCACCGGAGGAATCAGATCCAGCGGTTCTTGATCGAATGGATCGCCTCCAGATGCTCAAAGACCTGTTGGAGTCTCCGTCTGGAGATGTGTCTCGATTATCTCGTGTCTTTGGAACGTCGCTTACAACCCAGTTGGATCGGATCGAAGCGGCGCGAGAAGAACTGTCGCTACTCACAGGGCATCATTCAACACGCCGTTCCGCACTTGAGACGGTCTGTGCTGAGCTTGACGGTGTTGCTCGTCTAGATGCACTTGACCTTCTGACGGGCATCAGCAGTCTCGAGGAGCAACTTCGCGACCGCGTCGAGGAATACATCTCCACAGAGGCGGTGTTAGAGGCGGGCACCGAAGTAGTAACAAACACAGGAGGAGATGCTTGGCAGGAAGAGTACGCTGGGATTGAGCGGGTCAACGTCGTCGGAATTAGTACGTTGGGGGCGCCGCTGCTCGCGTTTCTGACAGCGATCGGTCGCGAGACTTCGAGTACCGTTCATCTCTATCTCCGTGCACGCACTGGCCCTCGGATTGCCAGCCGACTTCAGTCGCGACTGGACGATAGTAGTACTCCGAGTCCGTCAGATTCGATTGAGCGCTTGCAGATCGATGAGTTCCGGACTACGCCAGCAACGGAGATCGTGGCCCCAACACGGGCAGAGGAGGCGAGGGCTGCACTCGCGGTTTGTGAGGGGCTTCTCCGAGAGGGCGTCTCCGTGAGTGATATCGCGATCGTTGCTCGTGATATCGACAAGTACGAACGTGACTTGACCCGTGCGTCGAACACATACGGACGTCATCTCTCGTTTTGGACGCAGCTGGAGCTGAAGCGATCGCTCCCGTACCGAGTCGTAGCTGAGACCTGTTCAGTGCTTGCCGCTGCGTCTGCCGGCACTATCGATGCCGAGACCATGTTCCGGCCACTGGAATGTCAGTGGCTCGTCACGGAGGATGACGCGGAAGGAGATGAGAGCGTTATACCGTTTACACCTGCTGAGCTTAGTGAAATCCGGAAGAGCGTCGGCACGGACTATTCCGGAACGCTGGATCAGTGGCGTGATACTGTTGCCATGACGACGTCGGTTAGTCCGAACGTCCAGCGTCGCTTCGAGAGCTATCTTGAGTGGTGCCAGCGCCATCGATCTGCGCCGGAACCAGATGATATTCTTGCTACGCTTGGCCCAGTTCTGGATGGGTTTGAGACTGTTGTTCTTCCGCACATCGAGGAAAACGATACAGTGGCATATACTGAGACATCACGTGCTGCCCGGGCCATACAGCGCGTCGCCGGGGATACTGATTCTGATCACTTGCTACGCGAGGCTCGTGCAAAATACGCCGACTGGCGTGACCGACACCAGATCGAGTCGTCATGGTCGTCAGTTCTTGAGGTGATCGAGACGATCGCAACAGCTCGCCCAGGCCGCCGGGAACACGAGAACGCTGAGCGACTCGATGTACTCGATGCGACTGACACGTGGTTACGGTCGTATCCATTCGTCATCGCACTCGGGTTCGTCGACGGTGAATGGCCGCAGCAACCCCACGGCGAATTCCCGGTGGAAGTCCAGACGGCCGTCACAGACGGCGAGTCACCCGAGGCACGCACCCTTGGTGTCAGAGGTGCGTGGACTGAAGAACGAGAGTACGACCACGCAGTCGACGCGGTTCGGACGGCGGCGAATCACATGATCGTGACTCGGTTTACCGAAGATGTGAAAGGGGTCAGCTATCAGCGGTCACCACTGCTGGAGAACCTCTCGACAACGACACTCAGTGAAGACGCGTATCGCGAGCTGTTGGGAGAAAATGTCATCTTACCTGACCGGATTCGGAAGTCGATTCCAGAGAACGTCAGCACAGACGGGGAAATGAATGAGTAA